Part of the Zingiber officinale cultivar Zhangliang chromosome 8A, Zo_v1.1, whole genome shotgun sequence genome, CGATTGTTCATCCTATAAATAAGATGTCATTCAATTCCATTCCTCGTTCCCAATCAAACAATGAAGCCAAGTTTCAGCTGTCtctgtttcttcttcctcctctgtttATTACAATGCGGAGCTTCTGGTACAGTGCAGCAGGGAGATGCTCTGAACAAGTTCTACTTTAACAACAGAGCAGGTAGGTCTTCTTCTTCATGGCCTAGCAGTCTCCTTTCGGTATCCAACCTGGAGTCTAAGGTCTACGACAATAGCAAACTGAAGGAGGGCGACAAGGTTGTTCGGCTACCCGGCCAACCGGCCGGCGTGCATTTCGATCAGTATGCGGGATATGTCACCGTCGACAAACCCAACGGTCGGGCTCTGTTTTACTACTTCGTCGAGGCTGCCGAGAATAGCGGGTCGAAGCCTCTTGTGCTCTGGCTCAATGGAGGTATGAAATTAGTAGAAAATGAATCGATCGATAGATCGATGAGTTGCTTTTTGATAGAGTGATGATTGCTATGGCGTGGGTGGGTGCAAGGCCGGGTTGTTCGTCGCTGGGGTACGACGCCATGGAGGAGCTCGGGCCGTTTCGGGTGATGAGCGATGGCAAGACTCTGTACAGGAATCCCTACGTTTGGAACGAAGGTTAAGATCATCTGTCATcatgatcatatatatatatatatatatatatatatatgcatatatAAATGTCATTTCCTAAAGTTTAGGCAGTAGAGTAAAAAAAGGTTTCTGCTTTGTCATTACTTATTACCCCGAACGACTGACGTGTATCGTCCAATGTAGTGGCGAACGTCTTGTTCCTCGAGAGCCCCGCCGGCGTCGGCTTCTCCTACTCCAACACCACGTCGGACTACGCCAAGAGCGGCGACCGTAGGACGACGATCGATGCGTTGATTTTCCTCGTCAACTGGTTCGAGCGGTTCCCGGAGTATAAGGGGAGCGACTTCTTCATCACCGGCGAGAGCTACGCTGGGCACTACGTCCCCCAGCTCGCCCATGCCATACTCCATCACAAAGATCGCCTCATCAACCTCAAAGGCATCGCGGTAAGACATGGATCCCGAAATCAAACAGTCCGATCGATCCCCACTCATTTTTATTGCAAATTAAATCGGGAAGGATCGATCCCCTCCGATGCTTCATCGAAAGTTCTCATTTCGATTGCAAATTAATTTCGGAAAGATCAATCTCCTCTAGCTCTCAACCGAAAGATCTAATTTTGCTTTCGAATTCCCTAGATCGGAAACGCAGTGATCAACGAGGAGACGGATAAGAAGGGGATGTTCGACTATTTCTGGACGCACGCGTTGATTGCCGACGAGACGATCGTCTCGATCCACAAGTTCTGCAATTTCTCGCTGGATACGCAGCAGCAGCCTCCGGAGTGCGACCGAGTAGTCGACGAGGCGAGCCGTGTCTTCGATGAAGTGAACATCTACAACATATACGCACCGTTGTGCTTCTCATCGGGCGTGACACCGACTCCAAAGTTGCCTTTGGTTTGTCTCTTGCAAGCATCTTTATATTTATCctcattttcatggtattttcagaGTCAATTTAGATCCATCGATTCAACCTGTTAACTCAAGAATCGGAGTTCATTGCATTCTTGTTTGATCACTACAAGGAGTAAGTTAAATTAGGAAAAGTTATATTGGATTTAGAGGGTAATCTGACTCAAACTGTTAACTTCTAGTCTTTGACTTGTATCCCTTCTTGATCCCATTTAGAAATGGAATAACAACTAACTTGATGCAAACCCTCATAAAAAATTGCATGAAGGGCAGACTCTGGATCGAGCATGATCGAGATTAAAAAGTGATCTGCACTAGAAACTTGTTCCCTTTCAAGCCCCCTCCACCAAATTCATTTGAATGTTAATCACTAACATTACATAGTTTTCATTCAAATCATTAATTTTATGGTTCTCAGTCACTGGATAAGGTTAAATTGCACTAAGGGAGACCTATATGCTGCATGATCGATCGAACAGGACTTCATCTCAGCCATTCTAGACGTGAGCGAGCGAAATGATAAGTTGCCCTAGATCATGTCGTGCAGAGGCTCCCCTTTCATGCAAAAACGACCTGCAAGAGCCAAGACTTGCACACTAGCTTTGCTTTCCTTCACAGGCTCCCttttttttatagaattatttttattcaaattattttatgatttctCAGTTACTGAAAGTAATTAAATTGCACAAATGGAGAAGGGAGACTTATGCTTTACATGATTAGTTGAGCAGGATTTGATCTCGGCCACTCTACATTCGAGTGAGCGAGATGATTAATTCCCCTTGATCATGCGTTTCAAAAGCTCCTCCACTTGGGAGAGCTGGAACTTGGATATTATTTTTGTTCACCTTAGGAGGCTTCTTCTTGTCACCaaactctttcaaaattttttccCAATCATATCAATTGTGAATGAATAATAGGGATATGGTCTGTAGCCAAGTTAAATGTAAAAAATCATAGAACTAACAGATTCGATCTTGTTCTGTTTTTCAAAATATGGCAACTTTGCCCGATCCCTTCTTGCCTACCAATTGTTATGTCTATATcttgaaatgttttttttttttttcaaattatgatACAGATTGAGAATTTTGATCCTTGTACTTCTAATTACGTGGAGGCATATCTTAATAATCCTGCGGTACAGAAAGCTCTACATGCCAATGTGACAAAGCTCAACTACACCTGGTCTGGTTGTAGGTATATACATATATATCTCATATAAGCTGCCCTTTGATAAGTTCTTTTCTTTTAAACTAAATAATGAAAATTCAGctcatttatttatatttttgtctCGATGCAGCCAAGTGATACCAAGTTGGTCAGATCAGCCTTCCACAATGTTGCCAATTATTCACGAATTGTTATCTAATGGGATTAGGGTTTTGAAGTACAGGTAAAACAAATTATTGCCTCATGATCATTACATTATATAACAAATCTACGAGATGAATTAAAGAGGCAAAATTGAAGTGAAAATCCTCTTCACCGCCACCTATGTCTTGATCATATGAACAATTTTTTTTCCCTCTGGGTGATGCGGTCGTTGAGACATGGAGTGTTGCTGCATTATGTCATGGGGCCAAAACTCAGTGCGTCTGAGCATGCCTTGACTACtatactaatggctagtagtaaTCTATAAtctacctcctccgtgttagcctaGGGATGAATTAgcaggggcgctgggggcgagtgaATTGTCTTTTGCCATATCATATGAAAGCATTTTTTTTGCAGTTAAAGCAAACAGAGATTTTCATCAAATTATATGGCGTATCAACTTTACGTTTTAATACTATTCGTATAGGTAGGTGCGTAAATTTTGTAGTGCTTATATACATTGTGTAAGTGCAACAACAGATATTGATATATCAATTTTTCATTTCGAGCCCCATTGATTTAGTAGTTGTAGGTGTGCAAGTATAATAACTTTAAGATCTCTGCTTAACTTATGTCATACAAAAAAGATATTGTTCATTAGATCACGAGTGAAGGGGCTTTCGATCAAATTTTGTCCCTAAGTAAGCTTTGGCCTAGTTCATCGTCATATTTATCCATGCTAGCAATTGTGCAGTGGTGACTTTGATGGAAGAGTTCCTGTTACTTCCACAAGATACTCCCTCAATAAGCTAAAGCTTAAAGTGAAAGCTTCATGGAGAGATTGGATGCTTAACAGTGAGGTAGACAACTATCTTGTTTTAAATCTTTTCGTAATAATACAtacatatattttgtatttaattatCCTCGAATCCACCACTAATAGATAAAGAATTGAAAGTGTTTACATTGATGATGAAGTAAGTTATTCTCCTCTGATACTTGTGTGTGCCCAAACTCTCTTCATTGCCCAAACGATGTCGACGACTGCTAGGCCGATATTAATTTTGATGGGTTTTATTATGAATATGTAGGTCGCGGGATACACTGTAGTGTATGATCACAATTTGACATTTGCCACTGTTCGAGGAGCCGGACATGAGGTTCCAAGTTATCAGCCAGCTCGAGCTCTGGAGATGATCAAAAGTTTTTTTCAAGGGCTGCATCTCCCGGCTGCTTAAGGGTTTCAACAGAGAACCAATCCATTTGTTGTTGTCATTGTTCTTTGTGATCTCAATAGTTGAATGAAATCTAATCTAtgctttttttaaaatattatctatGGCTCAATTTAATCATGGTTTGACTTCAATTAATAATATAGAAATTTCTTATTAAGTggtttaattttatgttaatttatcATTAATGGAATTAAGATGGTGTGATAGGTTAATAATAAGTGATTATGCCACATTCTCCTTGTTTACATCTAGCATTCTTCAGGTGTGGAACCTGACTATCTTGGAATGCGTAAGACAAATAGAAAACATAATCCGTGGGCAGTCTtgtctttttttttcccttgGTTTTTTTTCGTTGTTACGTCGTGGTAAATATTTGATTTCATCTTTCTTGGACAACATAATAaaagttagttttcttttgcattCTCCTTATTTACTTTTCTATTACACAACATTCAATTTGACTTCACTCACAGAAATCTAGAAATGATTTATTCCCACTAAGAAGAACATGTAAGCAATCCTTGTACAAACTGTTAACCGAAATTTGTAACGCAGCATAATTATAAACAAGCCACCATTGTTTACTGAATTTCCTTATCCTTAGGCAATGAGTTCATAAGAATTAATTCATATATTATAAACTAGCTTTTATTTGGAATTGAGGGATGAAGAAACACTACTTCTTCTGAGTTTGTTTAACTTACCTTAAATTTTTATGCTCAATTTTATGTAAAGAAATTTCATCCTAATCTCTATCTAGTGCATTAGCAAATTCCTTAACTTGATCCATGGTTACAACTGGGAGACACGGAGACATTCAAGATATTGAGGAAACTCAAAGGCCGATTGTCGGCTCAAGTCTAGTTGAGGCCCTAGGTAGTAAAACATTAGAGCTTtgatattgttttaaaaaaaaagttcacATTTTTTTTCATTCAGACTTGAGATagacaataaacatatttatattcaaataataacaataataaaatataattccctactaatttatcaaaataaaaatgtttaaaattaaaggaataaaactttgatttataTATTGCAATTTCAAtataataatactttaaaattttactcttaccgtacaaatataataaacattCTTTTAGATGCATTTTTATAAATAGGAGGAACAATATAACAGTAATTTAATCAGTATGcaatcatttataataaagattCTCTCAAT contains:
- the LOC122010745 gene encoding serine carboxypeptidase II-3-like; this translates as MKPSFSCLCFFFLLCLLQCGASGTVQQGDALNKFYFNNRAGRSSSSWPSSLLSVSNLESKVYDNSKLKEGDKVVRLPGQPAGVHFDQYAGYVTVDKPNGRALFYYFVEAAENSGSKPLVLWLNGGPGCSSLGYDAMEELGPFRVMSDGKTLYRNPYVWNEVANVLFLESPAGVGFSYSNTTSDYAKSGDRRTTIDALIFLVNWFERFPEYKGSDFFITGESYAGHYVPQLAHAILHHKDRLINLKGIAIGNAVINEETDKKGMFDYFWTHALIADETIVSIHKFCNFSLDTQQQPPECDRVVDEASRVFDEVNIYNIYAPLCFSSGVTPTPKLPLIENFDPCTSNYVEAYLNNPAVQKALHANVTKLNYTWSGCSQVIPSWSDQPSTMLPIIHELLSNGIRVLKYSGDFDGRVPVTSTRYSLNKLKLKVKASWRDWMLNSEVAGYTVVYDHNLTFATVRGAGHEVPSYQPARALEMIKSFFQGLHLPAA